In the genome of Magnolia sinica isolate HGM2019 chromosome 2, MsV1, whole genome shotgun sequence, one region contains:
- the LOC131227907 gene encoding uncharacterized protein LOC131227907, translated as MQRPNFPQQAWVHALAAKGQDAVITIPTSFEVTTHIQGTPIFLLVDTGSTTSLISHATIKCLGLHPTPFVGVKIIAAAGTFSEATKICRDCPIDLGCKVALVDLIVTKIFHYDIILGMDWLTMMKAEIDCDTLTVKIYEDDDTFLIFPIQGSHDRRILCYTLLEDGYDGPSITCTPVVQDFRDVFRAIPGLPPRHEIDFTIDLTPGAKLISLPTYRMPPCEMEELRSQIDKFLE; from the coding sequence ATGCAGCGGCCGAACTTTCCCCAGCAAGCATGGGTACATGCCTTAGCGGCCAAGGGCCAGGATGCAGTCATCACCATTCCTACGTCCTTTGAGGTGACGACCCACAtacaaggtactcccatatttctGCTAGTGGACACTGGATctactacttctcttatatcgcATGCAACCATCAAGTGTCTAGGACTGCACCCTACTCCCTTCGTAGGAGTAAAGATCATTGCTGCTGCCGGTACTTTCTCAGAGGCAACAAAGATATGTCGTGATTGCCCTATTgacttgggatgcaaggtggcGCTTGTAGATTTAATAGTGACCAAGATCTTCCATTATGAcatcatcttgggcatggattggttgACCATGATGAAGGCAGAAATTGACTGTGACACGCTGACAGTGAAAATATACGAAGATGATGACACTTTCCTCATATTCCCAATCCAAGGTAGCCATGATCGTAGGATTTTGTGTTATACTTTATTAGAGGACGGTTATGATGGGCCCTCGATAACATGTACACCCGTGGTCCAAGACTTTAGGGACGTATTTAGAGCCATACCTGGACTTCCGCCTCGACatgagatagacttcacgatcgatCTGACTCCGGGTGCCAAGCTCATCTCTTTGCCTACTTAtcgcatgcccccatgtgagatggaagaactgCGATCTCAAATCGACAAATTTCTAGAGTAA